The Halichoerus grypus chromosome 9, mHalGry1.hap1.1, whole genome shotgun sequence genomic sequence CTGCCCGGATGGAGTCCCCTTCTCCTGGGCACGTCACATGGAGCCGCCATGCTGCGCTCACTCAAAGGTGAGTCCGGCCCATGCTGTGTGTCCCTGCTGTTCCCACACCACCCACCCTGGGCCCAAATTGACTCTCTCCAGAGAGCCAGGCCTGAGTTCCCTACATCCCTTTAGCACCAACAGGCCTTAAGCAGTGGTGTGGGCCCCTCCCCTTACCCAGTGGCCTTAACAGTGAGGCCATATCAGAACTCAGGGCTGAGCTTGTCCAAGTTGTTGCTAACACGTGATATGAGCTCTCATTCACCCGGTCCCATTGCTCTGTGAGAAGGTTCAGGGAGTGGGCAGGGGTCAGGCTGGGAATTCACCGTTCCCTGGGCTCACCCCAGGCCAtttgccctcccttccctctcaaTCTGCTCTCCGGACCTGTCCCTCTAAAGGAGGCCGACATGGATGCCAATTAGGACTGCGCAGctgaggagcagggtggggatCCAGGTGCCGGGTCCGATGGCTGTGGTCCTGGCCGGGGCCGTGTCTTGCTTCATGGTTGGTGGCACTGAAATGAAAACGCAAGAGTGAGAGCCCCAGTCCGGACCCCAAACTGGGGGAGGATCCCTTGGCTCCTGCTGGCCCAGGTCCACCCTACCAGGCAGACGGGGTCTGTCACTCTCCTTGTGGCAGCTGCTGTGACAAGTCCTGCTgccttggggggaggggaagggatgtGCCCTGTCCCCCGGGGGCTCCTACGGCCAACTGGGAAGCAGGGGTTGCCATGTAACCAGTCGCTCCTGCTGTGACAGACAGGAGGTGATGCAGGATAAGGATGGTGACAGCGACCACCTCTCAGGAGCTGACAGTCCAGGTGGCGCTGAAGGATTTCCAGCAGCCCACCAGGTGACATGAAAAAGACAATGATTCCTGAAAAAGGGATCAGTAAGAAGACAATCTCTGGCAACAGTCTGATGCCCCCCTGTTTGGGGCCAGCAAGAAATCCAAGAAATACCCAAGGACAAAGGTGTGTGCAGCGAGGAAGTGATTCCAGAAggtgagaagggaaaggaaggatgcTAGAACATTCCTGTAACCATTTTTCTACCAAAAAGAATTTGCCATGGATGGaacaatttctctctctcagacaaaccctcccccctccacacacacacacacagtgcggAAGGTGGAGCTCGTTTCAAGAGAAGCAGCGCTCCATCCAGTCTTCTGAGTTACCTGTTGTCTCCAGCATTTCATCCCAGTGCTCCAGTACTTGCCGGAGCCAGCCCTTACAGTCTCCGTTTGAGATCCTCATGAGGAAGCCGGTCAGCTCGCCGTCACTGTCCAACGTGCCCTGGAACCGCTGGTCCCCAGAAGGCACCACTGTCCAATTTCCGATCTCCGGGTCAAAGCGGTGGGTTATCTGCTCATTGAAGGCAAACTGCCAGGATCCTCTGGGGTGTCTGTCCGGTCCACACTCATACATCAGCCTGCCCTGCAGGGTGAGAGGATCTGCCCCCCGCGCCCACCATGGGGAACAAGTCAGCCTCTGGTGTTGACCAATCCTCTGCCCCGCCTGCTGTGCGCTCCTCAGCTCCCCTTCGGCCCTCCCGGTCCTGCTCTGTCCTCCTTGTCGGCCCTGGCTGCTGGGCCGCGTGTGTGGGGCCCACTTCTAAGTTTTACGTGAACACCCTAGCCCCCCGGCCCTACCAaactcttctccttctgccctgggcCTTCAGACTTACGGCTCTTAGTGAAAATCCCTGTTTTGATGTCCAGCAGTTTCTTTCTGAGCTCTTCCACCAGGTCTTCCAGAGTTTCCTTTTGTCTCTCCCAAAACGCTGTGTCCTTCAGCTTCATCCCCAGAGGACCAACGGGTTTGACCTCCTTGCTCCGACAGTCGTAAGAAAGAAACTGGTTTCCATTGACCAGGCCTTGAATCTCACACCATGGTTGTCCAGGCCTGGCCCGAGATGTGATGTTGAAATcgtaggaaagagagagagcatctgcAAAGGGAAAGCACAGGTAGAGGTTGGGGTTGGAAGACAATGACCGGCAGGCACCCCTCGGCCATGCACGTGACAGCACTAGAACATGTGGCAGGCTGAGCTAGCAGAGCCAGGACTGTCCCtgcacagcccctcccccccagcggTAGAGGTGACGCCCTTCCCGGGTTTGAGGAGGGTCACGATGCCTCGGCCTGGCAGGAAACCACATATCCCCAGATATGACCCCACGCCTAGCAGGGCAAACCCTGCATCAGTCAGTCTCTACCCAATCCAGGCACATGCCAGGCTAGCTATAGAAAGAAGAGGTCTACACGCCAGAGGACTGTGAGGATGTAGGCCAGGGTCCTGTAGGAagatgaggggcagggagggggctgctcCTGAGGAGCTGGGGCAcggtgggggcagggtgaggaTGGAATCCAAAGTCAGAGAAGGGAGAGTTCACAGTCATGGGTCACAGGATTTACTACAGCCCTGAAGATGGTGATAATCAGCCATTAGGATGGGTCTTGGAAGCTTGGAAAGGGTGATCCACACTGCACAGACTAGAATATCAGGCATTGCCCAGGCAGATAGCAGAAGAAGGGATtaaaaggctcagagaagtgcaTATGACAGAACAGATAGAGCAAGAAATAcgtaaaacaaaactaaaaacatgtCCTCCAACTCTGCTCATGGAGAGGTCTGGAGGACTCTTTATCACACTCATGAAGACTGCACCGTGAGAAGGGCACCCGCATTGTCAAGAAGCTCAATGACGTCTCTCTGATGGCCCAGCTTGGAGGTAGGAGACGGTGTTGCAGAAATAGGGGCCCAGGAGTAATGGGGTGAAAAATCCCAAAATAAGAGAGTTGAGATACAGGCGCTCAACTGTCAGGAGCCTGGAGGCCGCCATGATTGAAATAATCCTGGAGGTTGGAATGCTGGTCAGGGCCTGCCCCACAGAAAGCTCTCCATCCCTTTGGCTCACAGAACACAGTGATCCCAGAGGCAAGATAGCTGGACAGCCAACCCAGAGGCTGCTCGATTTAaacaatacaaacaaacaaagaccAAGGCCCAGGATGGATGAGGAGGAGGCTGAAAGCAAACACCCAACAGAGAGTCTGGATCCTCTGCCCAGGTTCCAGACCTGAGCCACTTCTCAGAGCTGGAAGCCTTTAGGAGAAGCAGAAGCCAGCTTCCAATCAGGAGGGACCCTCCTGGTCAACAGCAAGAGCAATGCTTCCTACTGGCCTTCCCCAAAGGGTCATGTGCTCATTCGCAGGGGTAGGTTTACACTGGGGAGCAGAGACCATGCAGACATTGTCAGTGGACCTAGTGTGTGAGCTGACATCGTCCTCAGGGATCCTAGTGTTATCATGGCCCCTGTTATTGAAATGGTGCAAGGCACGAGGTGCTGCAGATGAGAAGTCACCTGCCCCAGGTCCTGTTCACAGTGACACCATTGGTTCAGGCACCCATGAAGTGGTCCTTTCACATTCCCCACATTTGTTACCGGAATGAAAAATGTTTGTAGTTGAATTACTTGTGGGttgggggcctgggggcagggaaatTCAAGTACAATATTCTCAcactgtcttctcttttctccaaataCAATGTTAAAAGAGTATCTTATCCTGGATGCAAAGACAGAGATGAGTACCAACCTTAAAACCTCTCTCAGGATGCAAGGATGTGAATGAACCCTGTTCTATTTTCATCGAAATGCCAGCCTGGTGCAAGATTCTCTGCATGTATTAAATATTGTATAGGTCTCCGTCGTACCTACTCAAGGTGCTGTTGTCGCAGGCAAGCAGCGGTAGAAATTCGAGATGAATGTGTGAGGCTGGACCAGCTCCTTGGGCCACAGAGTACTGTAGGAAAACGGGCTATGTCCCCTTGTGACATCCTGACTGGACTATCAGGAAGGAGCCCTAGTGTCCGAGAGAGGCAATGCCGCTCACAGCAGGGAAAGATACACGGTGTAGAAGCAGCTGCGGGCATGTATGGTCGAGGGACCCGGACTGAGGAGGTCTCTGGCCATAGGATATCAGAGCTGCCCACCCTGAGCTGGAGCGCCTGGCATCCCGGGGTGggcgggtggggcggggcgggtaATACACGGCCGGGTGTACCGGCAAGTCCAACACACACAACTGGCCCGGTCGAAGGCCGTGTGACTCATGCAGGACAGCAGTGTAAGAGACTTAGAGGCACGGGGTTGTCTGGCCGTCCCCTCCCTGCGGAAGCCTCTGAGTCCTGCCCAGAGCTCGGGGCTCAGCGGCTTGGGCTCCGgctcagagagaaggggaggcttAGGGAGCTGGGGAGGACCACAGATTTCCCGCCGGGACAGTCTCTCCCTCCGCTGTGCTCCCC encodes the following:
- the LOC118524727 gene encoding UL16-binding protein 1-like, whose protein sequence is MVWTVGSSFSLGLLLLFFLPVRSTAGCSHALSLSYDFNITSRARPGQPWCEIQGLVNGNQFLSYDCRSKEVKPVGPLGMKLKDTAFWERQKETLEDLVEELRKKLLDIKTGIFTKSHPLTLQGRLMYECGPDRHPRGSWQFAFNEQITHRFDPEIGNWTVVPSGDQRFQGTLDSDGELTGFLMRISNGDCKGWLRQVLEHWDEMLETTVPPTMKQDTAPARTTAIGPGTWIPTLLLSCAVLIGIHVGLL